Sequence from the Erythrolamprus reginae isolate rEryReg1 chromosome Z, rEryReg1.hap1, whole genome shotgun sequence genome:
GTGTACATCCCTTTGATGCTCATGTCCACCGATTCGCCCAAGCTGTCCACAGCATCTCGGTAGGTTTGGATGTAGCCCACGCTGAGTGCCGTCATATTCTGAATGGCGCTGTTCAAGGCTCTCAACATCTGGTCCACTCTCTGTGCCACATCAGTGGTCAGCCTTTCCAGATCCTGAAGGACCTGGGGATCCACTGGAGGGATGTCTGCAGTTTTGCCTCTGACAGAGTGCTGGGATGACATTGCCGAGGAGGTGGGCTCTGTATCATCCAGACTGCCCCGAGAGCTCATCTTGATCTTCATTTGCAAGTTGTTGGCCACAAAATGTGTCAGGTCTCCATCGTAGCTCACGGTTCCTTCCAATTCCAAGGCGCTCGATATAGTGGCCCTCCTGCCTTCCTGGTTTTTGGATGCCCCGTATACCTGACATATCCCATCCAGGCTGTGGCTGTCCAACAGACGTCCTCCGGCCATGCTTTCCCTGGCTGCAACTCGCACGGGGTTCGGCAACCGCCTCGATTCTTCCACGGCCACGGAATTGGACGAGGGGGTCTGGATGTGGACCTGGGCCATTATATGTTGCCCCTCCATCaggcaatgaggaaaggagaccTAGAAACCCCGAGGGGAACACCGAAGCAAGGGAAGGAGGATGCAAAGCAAAGGCgggagtgggggagagaaatGCAGAGAGAGAAGCCCTGGGGAGTTTCAAAGAAAAGATTCCACCGGAGACACAAAGCACAAAATCAACCCTTTCCCCGCCATCTCCCGCATCTAAACACGCAGGGGAACCCCTTCCGCTTTTCGGGGGCGGAGACTTGATGCAGGAAAAGGCGGGAAAAAGAGCGGATTGGTTATAAAGAAGCCTTCTCATTGACTGGCTTCGGTTTAAAGACCAACCAATCGAGGTGGGAAAACCGGACGTTGTTTGATTGGCTCTTTCCCTGTCGGAAAGAGCAGAATACACAAAATGTCATCCTGGGCAGGGAGAGAGGATGGAAGCGGAGCCTGAGCTGGCATTAAAAGGAGCTGAGCGATCGCATCACCCAAACACCGACATTTTTATTAGTACagtattattaatataataataataataataataataataataataataataataataataataataataataataataatataattattatatctttgtacaccatattatatattattatactgtaataatataattattatatctttgtacaccatattatatattattatactgtaataatataattattatatctttgtacaccagcaatatgtatttgacaaaataaattaaaaaaaataaaatttcagttTTGACCCTTAAAGAatgcatttacttacttacttacttacttacttacttacttacttacttacttacttacttacttacttacttacttacttacttacttacttactgatttgatttttatgctgccctcctccttagactcagggcggcttacaacatgttagcagcaatagcattttttaacagagccagcatattgcccccacaatcccagTCCTCATTCTaccccccttggaaggatggaaggctgagtcaaccttgagctggtgatgagatctgaaccgctgacctacagatctagtcagcttcagtggcctgcagtaaagcactctacctgctgcgccaccctggctcttgtaatgtgtattttatttcattacatTTATATGTCACCTATCTCACTATCCAAAGCACCTCTGCACCAGACCAggaatgaatggatggaaactgatcaaggagagattcaacctagaaataaggataaattttctgacaatcCACCAAAGGAACACCTTGCCTTCGGAAGGTGTGCTCATCACTGGAATCTCCCAAGaagtgccatctgtcagaaatggtatactAGGGTCTCCCACTTGAGCTAGGGTTTAAATTAGATGACCTTCAGTGTCCCAACTCTGTAAATATATAAACTCATGTATTCGGAGCCCCCCACACACATATAGGGTAGAGCGGTACAAGGTAGAGTCTTCTCAGTAAAAAGTTGAAGAGATGCAATACAACCTCAACATTTATAGTGGAAGGAAAGCCTGGTGAATTCAATAGGATTTACTCCGAAGCAAGCAGTACAAAGCGTCTTTGAGTTTTAGTTTTTAAtccacattttcttttttaaaatcttgaaTGAGATTTAATACAGCTGTTATTTTCAAGCAGGAAGGAAATATAGAATTGTGGTCCTGTAAGCTGAATCCACATCCTGCTCTTCTTCGGCATTTATCCCTGGTTTGCTCTTCCCATCTTTTAATTATAAAGCTCTTTTGGCTTTATCGGAAATGGAGGAATGGGTGGAGAATTGCTGCCAATGAAGGTGTTCACCCTAAGAAAGGTGACAGCAACGAAGCAAACATTTCCATGTTTACCTAAAACGTTACACCAGGTGGCCATAAATACAGAGACATGTACAAAAGCAGATGTATATAAATAGTTAAACATAGTTAATAGTtaatctaaatatagttcataaaatcatctactacaatgtcctaccagtaaatgaatacttcagtttcaacagcaacacacacacacacaaaatagattcaaattcaATGTAAAGTGCTCgaaattcagaaaatatgacttcagcaaagaGTGATctttggaatgcactacctgactctttagtttcttccccaaaccccaaaaactttaaccttagactgtacAATCAAgcttaccccattcctaagaggtctgtaaggggcgtgcataagcctaccattgtgcctaccatccctgtcctactgtccaaatttacctacacctacttgcttttgttcaTGTTTACACCATACgtattatcttgtacacgttttgacaaacaaacaaacatttgcaTCATTTACTTTAGTGAGGTTCTTGTAACAAAGATTATTTCCACtgaagcttcttttttctttaagtGGACTAATTAAAAAAATCAGTTATATAATGAATTATTACTATAGGCATGTATATGTTGTTCTTTCTAGCCCAATACATTATTTGCATTTGTATTATCTTTAAGACATATCTTTATGACGTGAAGCAACTACTTGAATAAATATCACCCAAGCATAGCCTAAGGCTTCTGCAGTGCAACCAAGATAAAAACCACAACCTTTGCTTGTTCAGAAACAAGAGTTATTTCATAGATGACGCCTTTAATAGTGTTTGTCTTCCTTATTTCAAAatctttttcttgtattttttagAAGTAAGCATGAGGAATCAGACAATCTTATTTGTAAACCAATTTAGAATCTTTTGTTTTAATCTGAAAAATGGTTCCTTATTTTTCAATTCTATAATTTCACAAGTTATTTGGAAAAAAGCAGTAAGAGAAAGATGAAATTATTGATTTCCTTCGCACTTTATTCATTTTTGGCTCACTTGAACAAGTGCCATTGCAAATTTAAACAGTCATtatatgaatggttgtaaattgagagcCACCTAtgcatatttttcagagttttattggcttttaatgttttaaaactgCCCAGAGTAGTCTCTGGGAGTTTGCcaagatgggtggcaaacaaacagTTTTGTGTCTGCCTGCTTGGTTACCATTTTGGAATCGTTTGCTTTGTATTTTACTTGATTTAAAAATGATTCTATGACCCATTTCTGCTTTAGTAATTTCAGAGTTTGGGTAGTTTTCTTTAAAGCTCACATATTGCATTCACCGGGTGCTCTCTACTCATGAAGTTTCCATCTGAAACTATCTTTGCTGACAAATATTAGGGATCCTTTTAAATATCCCCCGGAATGGCTCCAAACAATGTGCTCCTTCATTCTGATTCAGGAAAGGTACTTTTCTCACTAGACTGTATgcctataacttgttgcttgtatccttatgatttatattgtttgctgattgcttatttgtaccctatgacaatcattaagagttgtaccttatgattcatgacaaatatatcttttaatgtacactgagagcatatgcaccaatgacaattccttgtgtgtccagtcacttggtcaataaaaaattctattctattctaaccaagTACGATTctaaactttttaaataatagtgAAGTGCCTTATGACACTCTTTCTCTAGTGTTTACAGTATTTCAAAGTTCTATTATATCGTATGCTGGCTTTTGAATTTGGAGTGTGGTAGACTACATAATGGTAAACAATTtaatatacataaatacatgtcCAGTCCCCAGGCCTTGCAAACTCAGAAAATAAGCACTCTGAAAATTGTTAATAAAGCTTTATTCAACCTGAGACCTGGCAGTATTAAATAGTTGTAACATCAGCACTGGCAGTTACTGTTTCCTAGTGTTCTATATATAGGCAAAACCACGCTCCTTTCCTACCCACCAACATCTGACATCAGCGTTCTGTTTCTCATTAGCACTTCACCATCCAGTGGCCTGCAATTTCGATCTCCATCTGGCCTCCGACCACCAATCAGTTGAGCTTTATTTTCCTACCATCACCCCACCCCAGTATGGCAAGCCCTTTGGGGTTTGAGAAGTGGCTCCCCCTCCCAGGGCCTCACCTGGAAGACAGTAAATATATATGTTCATCATGGTTGCCCAATTTTCACCCCTCACCCTGGTTTATGAAGGCAGGACTTGTGGAACTTTCGGACTAGTCAAGCAGCCCGTATGTCTTTCTCTGCCACCCAGCCAGCCTCTATGGAAGGGTATCCTTTCCACCACCCAGGTACTTTATTCGACCCCTATAGATTCAGGAATCCGGTATTCGATGTATTTCATATTGATCATTGCTGATACGCCCTGGTGACTGTGGTGGGATCCTGATgtgggtacagtgttccctcgattttcgcgggggatgcattccaagactgcctgcgaaagtcgaatttccgcaaagtagagatgcggaagtaaatacactattt
This genomic interval carries:
- the BORCS6 gene encoding BLOC-1-related complex subunit 6 — its product is MEGQHIMAQVHIQTPSSNSVAVEESRRLPNPVRVAARESMAGGRLLDSHSLDGICQVYGASKNQEGRRATISSALELEGTVSYDGDLTHFVANNLQMKIKMSSRGSLDDTEPTSSAMSSQHSVRGKTADIPPVDPQVLQDLERLTTDVAQRVDQMLRALNSAIQNMTALSVGYIQTYRDAVDSLGESVDMSIKGMYTLMARCEELDRSMQPVHILAKQIREIKRTLEIFEAVCK